A region of the Corynebacterium renale genome:
CCCTGAAGCTGCACTCTAACGTTGCAAACATCGGCGACGTCCGTTCGCTGGTGGTCCACCCCGCAACGACCACGCACTCCCAGTCCGACGAACACGGCCTAGCACGCGCCGGCATCACAGAATCGACGGTCCGCCTGTCCGTGGGCATCGAAAACATCGAGGACATTCTCGATGACCTCAAGGCCGGTTTCGCAGCGCTCTAATCAGGGCACACCTGGGCACGCCCGGGCACATCTAGAAAGCACCCATGTATCCTCCCCTTGCTCCCGCAGGTCAGCTGGCCGAAGTTCCCATCGGGGACGTCCGCACAGAGGCCGGCGCCATCATCCCCAACGTGACCGTCGCATACCAGCGTTGGGGGCGTTACCGCGTCAACGAAGACGGCACGAACAACGTGCTCCTCGTCGAACACGCACTGACCGGCGACTCCAACGCCGCCGACTGGTGGGGCGACCTCATCGGCGCAGGCAAGGCCCTGGATACCGACCACTGGTGCGTCATCTGCACCAACGTGCTCGGCGGGTGCAAGGGCACAACCGGGCCGTCGTCGGTGGCACCGGATGGGCAGCCGTGGGGATCCCGGTTCCCCGCGATTTCCGTCCGCGACCAAGTGTCCACCGAAAAGCAGTTCCTCGACGCCTTGGGCATCACACGCGTGGCGGCTGTTATCGGCGGCTCCATGGGCGGGGCTCGCACCCTGGAATGGGCGTACATGTACCCGGGTGTCGTCGGCGCGGCGTGCGTGATTGCGGTCTCGGCTCGGGCGTCCGCTTGGCAGATCGGCATCCAGGGCGCCCAAATCCGCGCGATCACCGGCGACCACAACTGGGCTGGCGGAGACTACTACGGTGGGCCCGCCCCCGTCACTGGCTTATCGACGGCCCGACGCATCGCCCACCTCACCTACCGAGGTGAACAAGAAATTGATGAACGCTTCGGCACCGCACCCCAGCGCGGCGAAAACCCGCTAGGCCCCTACCGCGACCCGGCACAACGCTTCGCAGTGGAGAGCTACCTGGACTACCAGGCGGCCAAACTTGTAGAACGCTTCGACGCCGGATCCTACGTGGTCCTCACCGAAGCATTGAACCGCCACGACATAGGCCGCGACCGCGGCGGGCTCAACCGGGCGCTGGCCGACATTTCGGTGCCAGTGCAGGTAGCTGGCGTGGATACCGACATCCTGTACCCCTACCACCAGCAGGAACACCTTTCCCGCAACCTAGGCAACCTGATCGGTATGGCTAAGATCGTCTCCCCCATCGGACACGACGCCTTCTTAGCAGAAACTCGGCAGATGGACCGCATCGTGCGCGCCTTTGTGCAGTTCTTGGATCCGGAGGCCGTCGACAGTAAAGGCGTGATTGAATACTATATCTAGGCATGCGCCGCCTAGTTACCCTACTCACACTTCTCTCCTGTGGTGCGCTCGGCCTCTTCCTGGGCAGGGCGCCTGAATCAATGACGCTGCACGATCCAACGGCGGACCTGAAGAAATTGCTTACGACGTCATCCATGCCACCGGTTACCACCCTGAGGATGATCCCCGCCGTTATTTTGAATTCTCTCCCAACGACGAATGCACGCACGACGGTGAGGCCATTCAGGGCAGCCGCCTTATTGGGGATACCTGGCACGTGGACGTCCGCTAGGAATGTGTTAAGGGCGCAGTGCGCGAAACCACCATGCAGGTGAAAGAAAAAGACGGCAGCTGGCTCATCTAGGTGCCTGCGCCGCAGCCAGCGCCAGAAGGGAAACCGGACATTTGACAGCCGGTTCGGCCCAAAGTTACCTGAATAAAATTAAAACGGCTGCCAAATGTTCAATTTACGCCTTAGCTTCCCAGCGCATCCACCGATACGCCCAGGAATGTAAGGGCCGCCCCCACTAACGTGCAGAAAGCAACATCGAATCTGCGCGACCGGACAGAGAAAAGCCCCACGTAGCGGTCGTCGCACACTCCCCGAGCGGCCGCCAGCCAGAGCATGGCCACGCCCAGCATGGTGGTAGCGCGGCGCCAGTGCTCGGTTACAGCCCACACGCCGGACGCGGCAACCATCACAACGAACAGCACTACCAGCAGCTTTTGCGCCCACTCGGGCAGGAGTGAAGGGCGCTGGTCTACCGAATGCGGGTTGGCCAGCGCCTCTTCGTGTGTTGCTTTATAGGGACTGTTCGGCACGGGCGACGATGTTCTCCAGCAGGAAGGTGCGGGTCATGGGGCCCACACCGCCCGGGTTCGGGGAAATGTAGCCGGCCTTTTCCCAGCAGTCGGGGTGGACGTCGCCGGTGGTTTTGCCGTCAACGCGGGAAACGCCAACGTCGAGGATTGCCACGCCTTCCTTGATCATGTCTGGGGTGAGCATGTGTGGCACGCCAGATGCTGCCACGATAATGTCCGCCTGGCGGGTTTCAGCGGCCAGGTCCTTGGTGCCGGTGTGGCACAGGGTGACAGTGGCGTTTTCTGAGCGGCGGGTCAGCATCAGGCCGATGGGGCGGCCCACGGTAATACCGCGCCCGATCACCACAACCTTTGCGCCGTTGATTTCCACGCCGAAGCGACGCAGCAGCGCAATCGAACCGTTCGGGGTGCACGGCAGCGGGGCTGGCTCGTTCAGGACCAGTTTGCCCAGGTTGACGGGGTGCAGGCCGTCGGCGTCCTTGGCAGGGTCGATGCGTTCGAGGACGGCGTTTTCGTCGAGATGCTTGGGCAGTGGCAGCTGCACGATGTAGCCGGTGCAGGCGGGGTCGGCGTTGAGTTCGTCGATAACCGCGTTGAGTTCCTCCTGGGTGGTGTTCTCAGGGAGGTCCTTGCGGATGGATTTGATGCCTACTTGCTCGCAGTCCTTGTGCTTCATGCGCACGTAGTTTTGGCTACCGGGGTCGTCGCCCACCAGCACGGTGGCAAGGCCGGGGGTGATGCCGTGTTCTTTTAGCTTTGCGACGCGGGCCGTGAGGTCGTCGATAAGCTCAGCGCGGAAAAGTTTGCCGTCTAGTTTAGTCGCAGTCACTCCCCCATTATGGACCACGGGGGACTAATGTGGGGGCAATGACTGGTGCCCCTTTTCACATTGTTTTCGATAATCCCGTCATTGCCGGTAACACTGGTAACGCGATCCGGCTGGCGGCGAACACTGGCGCACACCTGCACCTCGTGGAACCGCTGGGCTTCAATTTCGACGATAAGCACCTCAAACGCGCCGGCCTGGACTACCATGACCTCGCCGACGTGACCATCCACAAAGACATCGACGCCCTATTCGAGTCCCTGCCCGGCGCGCGCGTCTTCGCGTTCACCACGCAGGCCAGCACCGGTTTCCACACCGTGGCCTACCAACCTGGCGACGTCCTGCTCTTCGGCACCGAACCCACCGGCTTGCCTGCGGAGCACGTGGCGCATCCGCGGATTACGGACCAGGTGCGCATCCCGATGCTGCCCGCCCGCCGTTCCATGAACCTGTCCAACTGTGCGGCGATCGCCACCTTCGAGGCGTGGCGCCAACTGGGCTACCCGGACGCCGTATGACCACTCTGCTCTGGTTCCGGGACGACCTGCGTGTCACCGATCACGCCGCACTGACCGCCGCGCTTCACGACGGCCCCACCGTAGCCGTCTGGATCCGGGAATCCGTAGGGCCCCGCCCGCTGGGGGCTGCGGTGCGGTGGTGGTATCACCGCAGCTTGGAAGAGCTTCGCCATTCTCTGGCTGACCTTGGGGTGCCACTGGTTTTCGCCGCCGGCGACGCGCGTTCCGTGGTGCCGGAACTGGCGGCCCGGCTAGGTGCTACAACGGTTCGCTGGTCGCGGCGCTACGCGCCCGCTGCCCGCGCGATTGACGCGGAGGTTAAACAGACCCTGCGTGAAGCTGGCGTTTCCGCACATTCGCATGCCGGTTCGTTGCTTGTGGAGCCTTTCGAGGTAGCGCCCGCGGGCAAAGAGTTTTACCAGGTCTTCACGCCGTTTTACCGGGCCGCGAGCGAGCGTGGTTTCTCCGACCCGCTGCCGGCACCGGGGCCGCTTCCGGAGGATGCACGTGCCACGGCCGAATCCCCGCTTACCCTCGAGGAGCTGGGCTTGCTAGCGCCTGGCCCGGCGTGGTGGGAGGAGACCGTCGAGAAGCATTGGCAACCTGGTGAGACTGCCGGGCTGGCGCACGTCACCGACACAGCCTGGGTGCCGGGGTACGCGACTGACCGGGACCTGCCCGGCGCCCCCGACGGGACCAGCAAACTATCGCCTTACTTGCGTTCGGGGAATCTGTCGCCGGCGTACGTGGCCGTGGCCGTGAGC
Encoded here:
- the metX gene encoding homoserine O-acetyltransferase MetX; its protein translation is MYPPLAPAGQLAEVPIGDVRTEAGAIIPNVTVAYQRWGRYRVNEDGTNNVLLVEHALTGDSNAADWWGDLIGAGKALDTDHWCVICTNVLGGCKGTTGPSSVAPDGQPWGSRFPAISVRDQVSTEKQFLDALGITRVAAVIGGSMGGARTLEWAYMYPGVVGAACVIAVSARASAWQIGIQGAQIRAITGDHNWAGGDYYGGPAPVTGLSTARRIAHLTYRGEQEIDERFGTAPQRGENPLGPYRDPAQRFAVESYLDYQAAKLVERFDAGSYVVLTEALNRHDIGRDRGGLNRALADISVPVQVAGVDTDILYPYHQQEHLSRNLGNLIGMAKIVSPIGHDAFLAETRQMDRIVRAFVQFLDPEAVDSKGVIEYYI
- a CDS encoding bifunctional methylenetetrahydrofolate dehydrogenase/methenyltetrahydrofolate cyclohydrolase gives rise to the protein MTATKLDGKLFRAELIDDLTARVAKLKEHGITPGLATVLVGDDPGSQNYVRMKHKDCEQVGIKSIRKDLPENTTQEELNAVIDELNADPACTGYIVQLPLPKHLDENAVLERIDPAKDADGLHPVNLGKLVLNEPAPLPCTPNGSIALLRRFGVEINGAKVVVIGRGITVGRPIGLMLTRRSENATVTLCHTGTKDLAAETRQADIIVAASGVPHMLTPDMIKEGVAILDVGVSRVDGKTTGDVHPDCWEKAGYISPNPGGVGPMTRTFLLENIVARAEQSL
- a CDS encoding tRNA (cytidine(34)-2'-O)-methyltransferase, translated to MTGAPFHIVFDNPVIAGNTGNAIRLAANTGAHLHLVEPLGFNFDDKHLKRAGLDYHDLADVTIHKDIDALFESLPGARVFAFTTQASTGFHTVAYQPGDVLLFGTEPTGLPAEHVAHPRITDQVRIPMLPARRSMNLSNCAAIATFEAWRQLGYPDAV
- a CDS encoding cryptochrome/photolyase family protein — its product is MTTLLWFRDDLRVTDHAALTAALHDGPTVAVWIRESVGPRPLGAAVRWWYHRSLEELRHSLADLGVPLVFAAGDARSVVPELAARLGATTVRWSRRYAPAARAIDAEVKQTLREAGVSAHSHAGSLLVEPFEVAPAGKEFYQVFTPFYRAASERGFSDPLPAPGPLPEDARATAESPLTLEELGLLAPGPAWWEETVEKHWQPGETAGLAHVTDTAWVPGYATDRDLPGAPDGTSKLSPYLRSGNLSPAYVAVAVSAHSGEDADSWIRQLYWREFCWHIYYHHPALATRPLRTQFELFPYQPDPDVVRAWQRAETGIDFVDAGMAQLWHTGWMHGRVRMSAASLLTKNLLQPWQDGEQWFWNTLVDADEATNPFSWQWVAGCGADAAPYFRIFNPELQQKKFDPTSAYTSHWLKVRGGLPSAPIVDLKESRREALAAYEVVKSGPL
- a CDS encoding DUF3017 domain-containing protein; this translates as MPNSPYKATHEEALANPHSVDQRPSLLPEWAQKLLVVLFVVMVAASGVWAVTEHWRRATTMLGVAMLWLAAARGVCDDRYVGLFSVRSRRFDVAFCTLVGAALTFLGVSVDALGS